The following proteins are co-located in the Microplitis demolitor isolate Queensland-Clemson2020A chromosome 3, iyMicDemo2.1a, whole genome shotgun sequence genome:
- the LOC103579042 gene encoding uncharacterized protein LOC103579042 isoform X2 — protein MTSKVLVKLPTVPFSQGKKSTELMSLPARNDGVATPLRSQQAGINGDRTPQLEQNMKFLQEQHQATLVALHQEVETLRQRNRDLQFQLVFTKGTACTNSPSSPEDNSNGFVKPKIELLERDLEELKVSFNDVKKQNVHLLEIIEQQKLKLEQTAKDKEKLKVNDAAIQVGETTNSVNSELAARLEDAESLVKRLQRENSDQQREIATIKASSAKNSGGNRSGHGRGRGNNENGHHSRGSSGDPGQSGRNSYKFPPLEGESYWRNAARGRSSYDRHSGQHHRRNRMDKEESEPDMSCRIVLPELLNSNVKPEIPCYPQFYPRSSRGYHNGGGGSGGGNYYRDSGNRKFRGQGRQKDRREQQDSRGDHRDYRDRNSRDQSRDFNDGAHMSKKQ, from the exons ATGACGTCGAAGGTGTTAGTCAAGTTACCCACGGTGCCATTTTCTCAG GGGAAAAAATCAACAGAGCTAATGAGTTTGCCAGCGAGAAATGACGGTGTTGCAACGCCCTTGCGATCTCAGCAAGCGGGTATTAATGGAGATAGGACACCTCAGTTGGAGCAGAATATGAAGTTTCTTCAGGAACAACATCAAGCAACTCTCGTTGCTTTGCATCAGGAAGTGGAGACTCTGCGACAACGAAATCgcg atttacaaTTTCAGTTGGTATTTACTAAAGGCACTGCGTGTACAAATAGCCCGTCATCACCAGAAGATAATTCAAACGGGTTTGTGAAACCTAAG ATTGAACTTCTTGAACGTGATCTCGAGGAGCTCAAAGTATCATTCAATGACGTTAAGAAACAAAATGTCCATCTTCTTGAAATAATTGAGCAGCAGAAATT gAAACTAGAACAGACGGCAAAGGACAAAGAAAAACTTAAAGTCAATGATGCGGCTATACAAGTGGGAGAAACGACAAATTCAGTAAACAGTGAACTGGCAGCGCGTCTAGAGGATGCAGAGTCATTGGTAAAGAGACTGCAACGTGAGAATTCAGATCAGCAGCGTGAAATAGCAACGATAAAAGCGTCATCAGCTAAAAATTCTGGTGGGAATCGCAGTGGACATGGACGAGGACGAGGAAATAACGAAAATGGTCATCACAGTCGCGGATCATCTGGTGACCCTGGACAGTCTGGTagaaattcttataaatttcctCCGTTAGAAGGAGAAAGTTACTGGAGAAATGCTGCTCGAGGACGTTCCAG TTACGATCGTCATTCGGGACAACATCACCGTCGCAACCGCATGGATAAAGAGGAAAGTGAACCTGACATGTCCTGTCGTATTGTTCTGCCAGAATTACTTAACAGCAACGTAAAACCAGAGATCCCTTGCTACCCACAGTTTTATCCTCGCTCATCACGGGGATACCACAACGGAGGCGGTGGTAGTGGCGGCGGTAACTATTACAGGGACAGCGGCAATCGCAAATTTCGAGGACAAGGACGTCAAAAAGATCGTCGAGAGCAACAGGACTCGCGAGGCGATCATCGTGATTATCGTGATAGAAATTCCAGAGATCAATCAAGGGATTTTAATGACGGCGCACATATGTCCAAGAAACAGTAA
- the LOC103579042 gene encoding uncharacterized protein LOC103579042 isoform X1, with amino-acid sequence MTSKVLVKLPTVPFSQGKKSTELMSLPARNDGVATPLRSQQAGINGDRTPQLEQNMKFLQEQHQATLVALHQEVETLRQRNRDLQFQLVFTKGTACTNSPSSPEDNSNGFVKPKGSPVSVNVTPLQIELLERDLEELKVSFNDVKKQNVHLLEIIEQQKLKLEQTAKDKEKLKVNDAAIQVGETTNSVNSELAARLEDAESLVKRLQRENSDQQREIATIKASSAKNSGGNRSGHGRGRGNNENGHHSRGSSGDPGQSGRNSYKFPPLEGESYWRNAARGRSSYDRHSGQHHRRNRMDKEESEPDMSCRIVLPELLNSNVKPEIPCYPQFYPRSSRGYHNGGGGSGGGNYYRDSGNRKFRGQGRQKDRREQQDSRGDHRDYRDRNSRDQSRDFNDGAHMSKKQ; translated from the exons ATGACGTCGAAGGTGTTAGTCAAGTTACCCACGGTGCCATTTTCTCAG GGGAAAAAATCAACAGAGCTAATGAGTTTGCCAGCGAGAAATGACGGTGTTGCAACGCCCTTGCGATCTCAGCAAGCGGGTATTAATGGAGATAGGACACCTCAGTTGGAGCAGAATATGAAGTTTCTTCAGGAACAACATCAAGCAACTCTCGTTGCTTTGCATCAGGAAGTGGAGACTCTGCGACAACGAAATCgcg atttacaaTTTCAGTTGGTATTTACTAAAGGCACTGCGTGTACAAATAGCCCGTCATCACCAGAAGATAATTCAAACGGGTTTGTGAAACCTAAG GGAAGCCCAGTTAGTGTCAATGTTACTCCTCTGCAGATTGAACTTCTTGAACGTGATCTCGAGGAGCTCAAAGTATCATTCAATGACGTTAAGAAACAAAATGTCCATCTTCTTGAAATAATTGAGCAGCAGAAATT gAAACTAGAACAGACGGCAAAGGACAAAGAAAAACTTAAAGTCAATGATGCGGCTATACAAGTGGGAGAAACGACAAATTCAGTAAACAGTGAACTGGCAGCGCGTCTAGAGGATGCAGAGTCATTGGTAAAGAGACTGCAACGTGAGAATTCAGATCAGCAGCGTGAAATAGCAACGATAAAAGCGTCATCAGCTAAAAATTCTGGTGGGAATCGCAGTGGACATGGACGAGGACGAGGAAATAACGAAAATGGTCATCACAGTCGCGGATCATCTGGTGACCCTGGACAGTCTGGTagaaattcttataaatttcctCCGTTAGAAGGAGAAAGTTACTGGAGAAATGCTGCTCGAGGACGTTCCAG TTACGATCGTCATTCGGGACAACATCACCGTCGCAACCGCATGGATAAAGAGGAAAGTGAACCTGACATGTCCTGTCGTATTGTTCTGCCAGAATTACTTAACAGCAACGTAAAACCAGAGATCCCTTGCTACCCACAGTTTTATCCTCGCTCATCACGGGGATACCACAACGGAGGCGGTGGTAGTGGCGGCGGTAACTATTACAGGGACAGCGGCAATCGCAAATTTCGAGGACAAGGACGTCAAAAAGATCGTCGAGAGCAACAGGACTCGCGAGGCGATCATCGTGATTATCGTGATAGAAATTCCAGAGATCAATCAAGGGATTTTAATGACGGCGCACATATGTCCAAGAAACAGTAA